The DNA window AGGCGGCCTACCGCACCGTTGCCGAGACCTGGCTGGGACGGGCCAAGGCGTCGGCCGCCATGCGGGCGCGGTTCGACGACTCCTTCGCCGAGGTGATGTTCTCGGCGGCGGTGTGGTCGTCCAACCAGGACAAGTTGCGGCCCAAGGTCAGCTGCATCACCCGGCTGGCCCACCCCGTGAACGGCCGCCGTATCCCCGGATCCCGTTGGGGCATCGACAATCCCGACAGCGTGTACCGGGTGATCCCGATCTCCGGGGACGAGCGCTACGAGATCCGCGGCCGGGTCGGTGAGCACCGCATGACGGAGAACTACTTCACGCTCTGGGATGCCCGCATGGGCACCCTGAACGTGCTCAACGGCCGGACCATGGCGGTGGACTCCGACGGCAGCTTCACCATCACCGTCGACGCGGAACCCGCCGGCGGGCGCCCCAACCATGTGCAGACTTCGCCTGCGGCACATGAGTTCTACATCCGCGACGTGCTGCTGGACTGGGGCCGCGATGACCCGAACCATCTCAGCGTCGAACGGCTCGGCGGCCCACCGGGCGCGGCGGCGCGCACGCTCGACGAGCAGGCCGAGGCGACCGCGGCGATGATGGCCTACTTCGCCGACTTCACCGGGAAACTCAGCCACGGCGTGTACAAGATGCCGCCCAACCATTTCGACCTGGCCTGGTCGGCCGACAAGGTCGGCGCGATGCGCAACCAGGTGTATGTGATGGGACGCTTCGACCTCGCCGAGGACGAGGCCTTCGTCGTCGACCTCGATGACGGTGGCGCCGAGTACTTCACCGTGCCGCTGAGCAACATCTGGGGCACCACCCTGGACATCGTGGACCGCACCGGCAGCCTGAACAAGGCGCAGTCGGTGACCAACGAGGACGGCACCTACACCTACGTGATCGCGCCGTCCGATCCCGGCGTCGCGAACTGGATCGACTCCGACGGGCTGCGCGAGGGCATCCTGACGCTGCGGATGGCCGAGTTCGGCGAGGCCGGTCCGCGAGAGACCCTGGGCGCGCGCGGCAGGGTCGTCAAGCTCGACCGGCTCGACTCCGAAGTGCCGCACCTGGCGCGGGTGAGCCCGCAGCAGCGGGCGGCCCAGCTCGCCGAGCGGCGCGCGGCGTATTTGCGTCGCCTACCGGAAGGGACGGCCTAGAGATGGCGCGCTGGCTGATCACCGGGTGCTCCACCGGCTTCGGGCGCGAGATCGCCCGCGCCGCTCTCGCCGAGGGCCACAGCGTGGCGGTGACCGCGCGCCGGGCCGAGTCGGTGGCCGATCTCGTCGACGAGTTCGGCGACCGGGCGTTGGCCCTCGCCCTCGACGTGACCGACCCGACCCAGATCGCGGCGGCGGTGACCGCGGCCGGCGAGGCGTTCGGCGGGATCGACGTCCTGGTCAACAACGCCGGTCACGGCTACCTGTCCGCGGTCGAGGAAGGCGAGGACGTCGAGGTCCGGAAGTTGTTTGACGTCAACTACTTCGGCGCCGTCGACATGATCAAGGCGGTGTTGCCGGCGATGCGCGCCCGCGGCTCGGGTCACATCGTCAACATCTCGTCGATGACCGGCCTGGTGGCCAACCCGCCCAACGCCTACTACTCGTCGACGAAGTTCGCGCTGGAGGCGCTGACCGAGGCGCTGGCCACCGAGGTGCGGCCGTTGGGCATCAAGGTGACCGCCATCGAGCCGGGCGCCTTCCGCACCGATTGGGCGACGCGGTCGATGAAGGAGTCGGGCACCCCGATCGCCGACTACGCCGACGTGGCGGCGCGCAAAGACCTGATCAAACAGTTCGCCGACCATCTGCCCGGGGATCCGCGCAAGGTGGCCGAGGCGGTGCTCATGGTGACCGGGCTCGACGAACCACCGCTGCGGCTGCTGTTGGGCCGCGACGTCATCAAGGCGATGCGCGACAAGATCGCCGCGACGACGGCGTCGATCGACGAGTGGGAGTCGGTCACGAAAGACGTGAACTTCCCGGGCGCGTGACCCCGCGCCTGGACCGTGCCGCGGGTGCTGCCGTGCAGCCGCTCACGCCGCCTCCGGGCCGCCATTACGGCTGGATGGTGATGGTGGACACCTACTTCTCCTCGTTCATCCTGGCCGAGGTCACCATCCCCAATCTTCTCGGCGCCGACCACCACCGCGTCCGCCGGGGTCTCGCGACGGGGTGCCGTTCTGGCGGCTGCTGATGATCAAGAACCTCGCTTTGCTCGTGATCGTCGGGCTGCCCACCCTGACGGCGGCGGTGGCGTTGACGCTGTGGCTGGGAACGCCTGCCCGCCTGGCGATCATCGTCCCCACCTTCGCTGTGCCGATCGTGTCCTGGCTGTGCGTCTGCAGCCTGATCTCGGTGCTGCACCCGGTCAGCGTCAAGCCCCTGTTCCGGCGGTGGCGGAGGCGGAGGCGGCAGGACGGTTGGCGCACCGCCGGATGGTTGTTCGCCGTGGCGCTGCCGTATGCGCTGTACTACGTCGCCGACCCGATGGGCGGGATCGAGCATTCGCGTCCTGTGGAGCGACGTGCCCAAGCTCATCTGGCCGATATTCGGGCGCGACACCAAGTGCTTGGTGCATCTGGGCACCGCGGTCGGAGTCTGGCTGGCCGGCGCCGGGGCGGCGGTGCTCTGGGTTGGCAAGCGGGGGTCGCGGTTCCGATGAGGAATCGGGTATCTATGGCTTCTCGCCACGCTCTCGGGTTCGAGGTTCGTTGAACAGCAATTGAATGTCGGGCGTCGGGGGTTGGATTCAGGCGTAACGGATCTGCACGAAGCCCCGGCACCCGCGCAGGCCACCCTGCGACAGTTGGCCGAGTGGGTGCGTGGCCTACAACATCAGATGTCCGCGGACATCCGCGCGGTTCTCGACCAGATCGCCCAACGGGCCGCCCGCACCGTGCCCACGGCCCGGTACGTCGGCATCACGGCCATCGGTCGCCGAACACACGTTCAAACGGCCTCGGCGATGGGTCGCTACCCGGTGGTCCTGGACGAGATCTAACGGCACTACGGCGGGACCTGATCGGCCAGGCCAAGGGCTTCCTCGTCGAGCGCCTGAACATCGATGCCGCCGCGGCTTTCGAGTTGCTCAAGCGGCTCTCGCAGGAGTCCAACACGCCGGTGGCAGAGATCGCCCGCCGGGTGGTGCACAGTCAGGTACCGTGTCGATAGTCCGAAAGGGGCGCCACGCGGGTGTCCCGGCCAGCGGTCGATGTCACGCGAGCCGGCGCGCGGTATTGCTAACCTGGCCGGATGGACGCCCCCGGCGCAAGCCCGACGAAGGCGACACTCGCCGCCACGAGCTGGGCGCTGCTCGGAATGATGTCCTACGAAGAGGAAATCTCGGGATACGACCTCAAGAAGTGGATCGATTGGAGCGTCGACCTCTACTACTGGAGTCCGTCGTACAGCCAGATCTACACGGAGCTCAAGAAGCTCGAGGGCCTGGGTCTGGTCACCTCGCGTGTCGACCGCGACGAGGGCACCCGCAGCCGCCGGCTCTACAAGATCACACCGGCCGGCATGGCCGCCGTGACCGACTGGACCAACAACGCCCCGGTGGACCCGCCGGTGCTCAAGCACAGTGTCCTGCTGCGGGTGACGTTCGGTCATCTCAGCAACCCGGCCCGGCTCAAGGAACTGCTGCAGGAGCACGTCGCGTACACCGAGGCACGGCATCGCAAAGCGGTCGAGGACGCCGAAGGGGCCGAGGCGGAGCCCGCGTGGGCGTATTCAGTCATTGCGCTGCGCTGGGCCGCCAAGTACTACGCCGCCGAACGCGAATTCGCGCTGGAATTGATGAAGGACATCGACGAGGCGGACTCCATCATCGCAAACGCCGCCAAAGGCGGCACCGGAAAGCCACGTCCCGCACCGGGTTATTGGCGAGAAGTTGAGAAGCAGGTCGAAGCCAAGCGGGAAGCCGACTAGCCCCATGGTGGCGACCCGCGTCACCCGGCTGCGCCGCGCTCGCGATCGCCACTAACCCGATGGTGGCGACCCGCGTCACCCGGCTGCGCCGCGCTCGCGATCGCCACTAACTGGCGCTGGCTGCGTCGCGGGCCGCGATGTAGCCGTACACAAGTCCCTGCGCGATCGTTGCACCCGCCCCCGGGTACGTCGTTCCAAACGCGTTGGCGGCGGTGTTGCCGATCGCGTATAGGCCTGCAATGGCGCCGCCATCTTCGCGCAAGACCCGCGCCCGCTCGTCGGCTTTGAGCCCGCCGCAGGTTCCCAAGTCGCTGAGCACCATTTTCACCGCGTAGAACGGGCCTTTGACCAACGGACGCAGGTTCGGGTTCGGCGTCACAGTCGGATCGCCGTAGTACCGGTCATAGGCGCTGCGTCCCCGACCGAAGTCAAGATCCACACCAGCAGCGGCATTTTCGTTGAAGCGGGTCATCGTGGCAGTGAAATCGACTACGGGAACGTTGATTTGGGGGGCCAGCCCGGCGAGACTGTCAGCGCGCACTGCGATACCGGCGTCGTACCACGGTTGTGGGATTCTCATGCGCGGGAACAGCTCGGCGCCAAAGACATAGCTGTTGCGATACTGCTGGTCGAAGACAATCCACATGGTTTCGACCGGCGTTCCCGCGCGTTCCAGTTCGAGCAGTCGCTGGCCGAAGGACATGTAGTCAGTCGATTCATTGGCGAAGCGGTGGCCGTCCTGGTCGACTATGAGGCAGCCGGGGAGTGATCGTTCGGCGAGCATCACCACCGGCGCTTTTCCGGGTAGCGGCGCAATGGCGGGGAACCACCACGCCTGATCCATCAAATCGATGTCGGCGCCGAGTTCTTGAGCCGCTCGGATCCCGTCACCGGTGTTGCTCTCGGCGCCCAGGCTCAGGTTGGCGCCCAGTGATTCGGACTGGAATTTCCATCGCATGTCCATGCTGTGGTCGAAGCCACCCGTGGCCAGCACCACGCCGCGCCGGGCAGTGATCGTGAGTTCACGGCCGGCGTGGTCCACGATCGCGCCGTTGACACGGTCGGAATCGCCGGTGAGGCGCAGCAGCGTGGTATCGGTCCACACCGGGATTCCCGCTCGCAGCACGCCCGCGAACAGGCCGGCCGTCAGACCCTGGCCGCCTGCCGCGTAGTGGCGGCCCACCAGCAGCCCGCCCACGCCCTGGGCCAATCGTTTGACTATCGTCGGGATTCCCTTTCGTGGCACCCGGGCCATCAAATTCATCCAGCGGTAGTCGGCGCCCGTCGTCGGAACCGGGATGCCGGCCTCCATGACTCCGGGCCGCAGCCGGGCGCGGTGTTCACCCAGGATCGAGGTATTCAGCGGCCGGCATTCGCAGGTACGTCCGGCCGCGCTGCCGCCGGGGGCCTCGGGGTGGTAGTCGGAGTAGTCACGTGCCCAGAAAAGCCGCAGTGGAGTGGTGCGGGCCAGCATGTCGACGGTCGCGGGCAGGTGCGTCAGAAACCCGGCGGAACGTTGCGCAGGTGCCGAGCCGGCAACCACCGAATCGAGGTACAGGGCTGCCCGCTCGCTCGTGTCGTTTGCCCCGGCTTCCTGCAGTACCGGGCCCGCCGGGAGCCACAGTGCACCACCGGACCGGGCGGTCGAGCCGCCCACACACGACGATTTTTCGATGATCAACACCGAGAGGCCGAGCTCATGAGCCGCCAGTGCAGCCGCCATGCCCGTGCCCGAGCCGACAACCAGTAGGTCAACGCAGGTGTCGGTCACCGACAGGCCAGCGGGAATCGTCGAGCTGTGCGCGGTCACGAATGAAACGGTAGGCCCGGGCACTGCTGCAAAGGAAGAGCCTTCCTGATGAGTGGAACAACAGGCCACTATGAATACCGTTATAGGAGTTGAATGACCGTTATGACGCCGCAGTCTGAATCCGACCAAATCCGAGTCATCGAAGCGGATGCCGCGCCGGCGCGGTTCGCCCGCGGCTGGCATTGTCTGGGTCTGCTCCGGGAATTCGGTGACGGCAAGCCCCATACCGTCAACGCCTTCGGACAAAAGCTCGTCGTCTTCCGCGGCGCGGACGGCAGGGTCAATGTGCTCGACGGCTACTGCCGCCACATGGGCGGCGACCTGTCCGAGGGTGAGGTCAAGGGCAATGAGATCGCATGCCCCTTCCACGACTGGCGCTGGGGCGGTGACGGCCGCTGCAAGCAGGTGCCGTACAGCAGGCGCACCCCCAGGCTTGCCCGCACCCGATCTTGGACCACGCTGCAACAGGACGGCATGTTGTTCGTGTGGAACGACCCCGAAGGCAATCCACCCCCACCGGAGGTGACGATCCCGCGCATCGAGGGTGCCACGAGCGACGAATGGACCGACTGGCACTGGTACACCACCGTGGTCCACACCAACTGCCGCGAAATCATCGACAACGTCGTGGACATGGCGCATTTCTTCTATATTCACGGTTCGCTGCCCACGTACTTCAAGAACATCTTCGAAGGACACGTGGCGACGCAGTACATGAACAGTGCGGGCCGTCCCGACCTCGGCGGCACCGAGGGTGCGCAGATGCTCGGTACCACCTCGGTGGCCTCGTACTGGGGTCCGTCCTTCATGATCGACGACCTGACCTATCACTATGCGGAAGCCGACCATCACACTGTGCTCATCAACTGCCATTACCCAATCGATGCGAATTCCTTTGTGCTGCAATACGGCATCATCGTCAAAAAATCGGCCACGCTGCCCGACGACCTCGCCATGCAGACGGCCATCAGTCTCGGTGACTTCGTCAAGCTGGGCTTCGAACAGGATGTGGCGATCTGGCGGAACAAGGCGCGCATCGACAATCCGCTGCTGGTCGAGGAAGACGGGCCGGTTTACCAGCTGCGGCGTTGGTATCAGCAGTTCTACGTCGACGTCGGCGACGTAGAACCGGACATGGTGGACCGCTTCGAGTTCGAGCTCGACACCACGCGACCATACGAGGCGTGGATGAAAGAGGTCGAGGCGAATATGACAGCACAGGCGGCCACCACCGGTTCGGTGTGACGAGGTTGACTGTGTCCGGGAGGATAGACAATCGACTCGATGAGATGCCCATGGTGCCCGTCGCGTGCCGCACCTGCGGCGCGCGGGTGCTGGCCCGCAAAAGCAGCTGGGGCCAGACTAGCGTGCAGTGGGATGCCGACGGGATGGCGCGGTGTGCCGAACGCCGCGAAGCCGTTCGCATCGAAGACAATCGCGGCGCGCTGTTTCTGGCATGTTCTGCCTTGAGGCATTCGATCGAGCACGCCGTAACGGCAGGTGAGCTATCGATGGTTCAGGCCGAATAGTGGCCGAATAGAGTAGTGCGATGCACATTGCGGTGACGGGCGGAACGGGTTACCTCGGCGCTCATATCGTCAGCGGGCTGCTCGCCGCTGGGCACAGCGTGCACCTGCTTGTGGAACCGCACTGGTCTAACGACGTGCTCATGGGCTGCTTCACCTCCGCGGGTCCGGTATCGGTACTGCGCGCCGATCTTCGGGCGCCCGGGGTGGTCGACGCGTTGCTGGACGGATGCGACGCCGTGCTGTACGGAGCGGGGGTCGTCGGCACCGACAACCGGCGAGAGCAATTGATGTGGGACATCAACGCCCACGCAGCCGAGCGGGTCATGCGCCGCGGTGTTGCGCTCGGGCTCGACCCGATTGTGCTGGTGTCCAGCTACAGTGCGCTGTTCCCGCCGCCGGGGCGGATGATCGGTCCGGATTCGCCCACGGCGCAGGGTAGGTCGGCCTACGCGCGGACGAAGTCCCATGCCGACAGAGTTGCGCGCGAGCTGCAGCGTCAAGGTGCGCCAGTGGTGGTGACCTATCCGTCCAGTGTGGTCGGGCCGGCGCTGCACACACCACCGGGTATCACCGAGCAAGGTTGGGGGACCATGGTGCGGTTTCGGGTCGCACCGAGACTGCGCGGCGCCGGCATGCAAATGATCGACGTTCGCGATGTCGCCGACGTCCACGAGCGCCTGATGCGGCCGGGGCGCGGTCCGCGGCGTTATCTGTGCGGCGGGCAGATGCTGACGTTCGATGCCATGATCTCCGCGATCGAACGAGGATCGGGGCATCGTATACGTCGAATACCGATGAGTGCGAGCATGTTTCGACTCGTCGGCCGATTGTCTGATCTGGCGGCCGCGGTGGTGCCACTGGGCAGCGGGTTCAGTTTCGAAGCCGCGCAACTGATCACCGCGGCGATACCGACCGACGACTCCGAAACACTGCGCGATTTGCACGTTGCGTGGCGGTCGGCCACGGAAGCCATCATTGCGACATTCGACCTGGGCTCGGTAGCCGAAGCGCCATGAACGACGCGGCGCGGGTAGCCGTGGTCACCGAGGCAGGACGGGGCATTGCTGTGCAAGCGTGCACGGGACGGTAATGCTCTTTATGGGCATGTTGCCCATCAGGCGTGCGCGCCGCCGTCGATCCGGATTTCGGTGCCGGTGATGAACACGCCGTCGTCGGAGGCCACCATGGCGACCACCGCGGCCACAGAACTCGGGTCACCCAGGATTTCGTTCTCGCTGCCGTGCAGCAGCGGTGTCTGCTTGGCCCACAGCCCCAGGTCGTAACCCTCGGGCATCTTGTCCAGCGTGCTCAGCGCCAACGCGGTGGCCACGCCGCCGGGCTGGATGTTGACCGCTCGCAACCCCCGCTTCGAATACTCCAGCGCAAGGGAGTGCGTGAACGACAACACCCCGCCCTTGCTGGCCGCGTAGGCCGCCATGTAGGGGTGAGCGAATGACGCCGCGGTGGAGGTGAAGTTGACCACGACGCCGCGGCCGGAAGTCAGCAGCGCCGGAAGCGCCTGACGAGTCATCAGGAAGGTGCCCGTCAGGTTCACCGCGAGGGTGGCGTTCCAGTCGGCCAGCGGGTGCTCATGCGTGTTGGCGCACCGTTGAATTGCGGCCGCGTTGACCAGCACCTCGAGTCCGCCGAGTTCGGCGACGGCCGCATCCACCGCGGCGCTCACGGCGTCCTCGTCGGAGATGTCGAGGACGGCGGTGGTCAGGCGCTTCCCGGTGCCGGCGTCCTCAGCCGCGGCCGCCGTGCCCGCCAGCCCGTCCGCCGAGATGTCGTAGGCGACGACGGTGCCGCCCTCGTCGAGCAACCGGGCGACGGTGGCCTGTCCGATCCCCGAGCCGGCTCCGGTGACGATGACCCGCCTGTCGGCGAAACGATCCATCGGCGAACTCCTTTCGGTCATGCCAGTTGGAAGGCACTGAGCGGGGCTTTTTCGGGGTAAACCGTCGGCCCGCCGATGTCGTAGGCGGCGTTCAGGGCGCCGATGAACGCCGGGTCGTGCAGCGGTTCGCCAGGGATATCGAGCTTGATGCCCTTGCCCGC is part of the Mycobacterium sp. HUMS_12744610 genome and encodes:
- a CDS encoding oxidoreductase, which translates into the protein MARWLITGCSTGFGREIARAALAEGHSVAVTARRAESVADLVDEFGDRALALALDVTDPTQIAAAVTAAGEAFGGIDVLVNNAGHGYLSAVEEGEDVEVRKLFDVNYFGAVDMIKAVLPAMRARGSGHIVNISSMTGLVANPPNAYYSSTKFALEALTEALATEVRPLGIKVTAIEPGAFRTDWATRSMKESGTPIADYADVAARKDLIKQFADHLPGDPRKVAEAVLMVTGLDEPPLRLLLGRDVIKAMRDKIAATTASIDEWESVTKDVNFPGA
- a CDS encoding helix-turn-helix transcriptional regulator — protein: MDAPGASPTKATLAATSWALLGMMSYEEEISGYDLKKWIDWSVDLYYWSPSYSQIYTELKKLEGLGLVTSRVDRDEGTRSRRLYKITPAGMAAVTDWTNNAPVDPPVLKHSVLLRVTFGHLSNPARLKELLQEHVAYTEARHRKAVEDAEGAEAEPAWAYSVIALRWAAKYYAAEREFALELMKDIDEADSIIANAAKGGTGKPRPAPGYWREVEKQVEAKREAD
- a CDS encoding 3-ketosteroid-delta-1-dehydrogenase, which encodes MTAHSSTIPAGLSVTDTCVDLLVVGSGTGMAAALAAHELGLSVLIIEKSSCVGGSTARSGGALWLPAGPVLQEAGANDTSERAALYLDSVVAGSAPAQRSAGFLTHLPATVDMLARTTPLRLFWARDYSDYHPEAPGGSAAGRTCECRPLNTSILGEHRARLRPGVMEAGIPVPTTGADYRWMNLMARVPRKGIPTIVKRLAQGVGGLLVGRHYAAGGQGLTAGLFAGVLRAGIPVWTDTTLLRLTGDSDRVNGAIVDHAGRELTITARRGVVLATGGFDHSMDMRWKFQSESLGANLSLGAESNTGDGIRAAQELGADIDLMDQAWWFPAIAPLPGKAPVVMLAERSLPGCLIVDQDGHRFANESTDYMSFGQRLLELERAGTPVETMWIVFDQQYRNSYVFGAELFPRMRIPQPWYDAGIAVRADSLAGLAPQINVPVVDFTATMTRFNENAAAGVDLDFGRGRSAYDRYYGDPTVTPNPNLRPLVKGPFYAVKMVLSDLGTCGGLKADERARVLREDGGAIAGLYAIGNTAANAFGTTYPGAGATIAQGLVYGYIAARDAASAS
- a CDS encoding Rieske 2Fe-2S domain-containing protein, coding for MTPQSESDQIRVIEADAAPARFARGWHCLGLLREFGDGKPHTVNAFGQKLVVFRGADGRVNVLDGYCRHMGGDLSEGEVKGNEIACPFHDWRWGGDGRCKQVPYSRRTPRLARTRSWTTLQQDGMLFVWNDPEGNPPPPEVTIPRIEGATSDEWTDWHWYTTVVHTNCREIIDNVVDMAHFFYIHGSLPTYFKNIFEGHVATQYMNSAGRPDLGGTEGAQMLGTTSVASYWGPSFMIDDLTYHYAEADHHTVLINCHYPIDANSFVLQYGIIVKKSATLPDDLAMQTAISLGDFVKLGFEQDVAIWRNKARIDNPLLVEEDGPVYQLRRWYQQFYVDVGDVEPDMVDRFEFELDTTRPYEAWMKEVEANMTAQAATTGSV
- a CDS encoding ferredoxin, whose protein sequence is MVPVACRTCGARVLARKSSWGQTSVQWDADGMARCAERREAVRIEDNRGALFLACSALRHSIEHAVTAGELSMVQAE
- a CDS encoding NAD-dependent epimerase/dehydratase family protein, yielding MHIAVTGGTGYLGAHIVSGLLAAGHSVHLLVEPHWSNDVLMGCFTSAGPVSVLRADLRAPGVVDALLDGCDAVLYGAGVVGTDNRREQLMWDINAHAAERVMRRGVALGLDPIVLVSSYSALFPPPGRMIGPDSPTAQGRSAYARTKSHADRVARELQRQGAPVVVTYPSSVVGPALHTPPGITEQGWGTMVRFRVAPRLRGAGMQMIDVRDVADVHERLMRPGRGPRRYLCGGQMLTFDAMISAIERGSGHRIRRIPMSASMFRLVGRLSDLAAAVVPLGSGFSFEAAQLITAAIPTDDSETLRDLHVAWRSATEAIIATFDLGSVAEAP
- a CDS encoding SDR family NAD(P)-dependent oxidoreductase, producing MDRFADRRVIVTGAGSGIGQATVARLLDEGGTVVAYDISADGLAGTAAAAEDAGTGKRLTTAVLDISDEDAVSAAVDAAVAELGGLEVLVNAAAIQRCANTHEHPLADWNATLAVNLTGTFLMTRQALPALLTSGRGVVVNFTSTAASFAHPYMAAYAASKGGVLSFTHSLALEYSKRGLRAVNIQPGGVATALALSTLDKMPEGYDLGLWAKQTPLLHGSENEILGDPSSVAAVVAMVASDDGVFITGTEIRIDGGAHA